The Molothrus ater isolate BHLD 08-10-18 breed brown headed cowbird chromosome 9, BPBGC_Mater_1.1, whole genome shotgun sequence genome includes a region encoding these proteins:
- the CTBS gene encoding di-N-acetylchitobiase, with protein MGRPWGGWLLPVGLLQLLGPAGACPCRDPRLCQPVTGPAGSEVRGPGPGGPCRRRRGRARRQRRSQQLPRPGTREPCARPGPGSVHGPCSVPGPGSVPGPGSVHGQCPRAGQCPRAVSPGRAVSPGRAVSTGIVPGPGSVHGPGSVHGQCPRAGQCPRALPGAVLPRTRPPAAIPEALPSGDVRVRDVPRENGCFLPLFQVFVFDVGKEAWKSYDWSKITTVAAFGKYDPELMCYAHSKGSRIVLKGDVPLQEIVDPAKRAAWISQQVDLAKKQYMDGINIDIEQEVNETSPEYYALTELVRETTDAFHREIAGSQVTFDVAWSPACIDKRCYNYTGIADACDFLFVMSYDEQSQIWTDCVAKANAPYLQTLVGYEEYITMGIDPKKLVMGVPWYGYDYVCQNLSTEHVCSLPKVPFRGAPCSDAAGSQVPYAAIMKQVNSSLSGLLWDEVQKAPFYEYKDSVGQFHQVWFDDPHSISLKAAYVKSRGLRGIGMWNGNSLDYSKEAAAEQQTQAMWKALTP; from the exons ATGGGGCGGCCGTGGGGCGGGTGGCTGCTGCCCGTCggtctcctgcagctgctgggcccTGCCGGCGCCTGCCCCTGCCGGGACCCGCGGCTGTGCCAGCCCGTCACGGGCCCCGCCGGCTCCGAGGtgcgcggccccggcccgggcgGGCCCTGCCGGCGcaggcggggccgggcccggcggcaGCGCCGCTCGCAGCAGCTTCCGCGCCCCGGCACCCGGGAGCCCTGCGCTCGGCCCGGGCCGGGCAGTGTCCACGGGCCGTGCAGTGTCCCCGGGCCGGGCAGTGTCCCCGGGCCGGGCAGTGTCCACGGGCAGTGTCCACGGGCCGGGCAGTGTCCACGGGCAGTGTCCCCGGGCCGGGCAGTGTCCCCGGGCCGGGCAGTGTCCACGGGCATTGTCCCCGGGCCGGGCAGTGTCCACGGGCCGGGCAGTGTCCACGGGCAGTGTCCCCGGGCCGGGCAGTGTCCACGGGCACTGCCTGGGGCGGTGCTGCCCCGCACTCGGCCCCCGGCTGCCATCCCTGAGGCGCTGCCCAGCGGGGATGTGCGGGTGCGGGATGTGCCGCGGGAGAATG GGTGCTTTTTACCCCTTTTCCAGGTATTCGTGTTTGATGTGGGGAAGGAAGCATGGAAATCCTACGACTGGTCCAAAATTACCACTGTGGCAGCTTTCGGGAAGTACGATCCTGAGCTCATGTGCTATGCCCACTCCAAAGGCTCGAGGATAGTACTGAAAG GTGATGTACCTCTTCAGGAAATTGTTGATCCTGCTAAAAGAGCAGCATGGATATCCCAACAGGTGGACCTTGCAAAAAAGCAGTATATGGATGGAATTAATATAGATATAGAGCAAGAAGTTAATGAAACCTCCCCTGAGTATTATGCATTGACAGAGCTTGTTAGAGAAACTACAGATGCTTTTCACAGAGAAATAGCTGGATCACAG GTAACATTTGATGTGGCTTGGTCTCCAGCCTGCATAGATAAAAGGTGCTACAACTACACTGGAATTGCAGATGCCTGTGACTTCTTATTTGTGATGTCATATGATGAACAGAGCCAGATCTGGACAGACTGTGTTGCAAAAGCCAATGCTCCTTACCTGCAGACTTTAGTTG GATATGAAGAGTACATTACTATGGGCATTGATCCTAAGAAGCTTGTGATGGGTGTCCCCTGGTATGGCTATGACTATGTCTGCCAAAACCTATCCACG gagCATGTTTGTTCCCTTCCCAAGGTGCCTTTCCGTGGGGCTCCTTGCAGTGatgctgcagggagccaggtGCCCTACGCAGCCATCATGAAGCAGGTGAACAGTTCTctctcagggctgctgtgggatgaaGTGCAGAAGGCTCCATTTTATGAGTACAAG GATTCTGTTGGTCAGTTCCACCAGGTATGGTTTGATGACCCTCACAGCATCTCTCTAAAAGCAGCATATGTGAAGAGTCGAGGCTTAAGGGGCATTGGCATGTGGAATGGAAATAGTCTTGACTATTCcaaggaagctgcagcagaacaaCAAACTCAAGCAATGTGGAAAGCTCTGACACCATAA